One Alnus glutinosa chromosome 3, dhAlnGlut1.1, whole genome shotgun sequence genomic region harbors:
- the LOC133864840 gene encoding aspartyl protease family protein At5g10770, with amino-acid sequence MVAALPLLPMMLSLLFLYLTIATEVHCYEEKALSLQTFQWKQQSGKPSCLSRKSRKENGATILEMKHPDYCSGEIIDWNKKLQKRLILDDLHVRSLQSRFKNTASAGTRDVSEAQNQMPLTSGIKFQILNYIVTVGLGGRNMTVIVDTGSDLTWVQCQPCKLCYSQQEPLFNPSISPSYQSVFCNSSTCQSLQFASGNPGFCNQKTCNYVVNYGDGSYTRGELARDHLNLGTTPVNNFIFGCGRNNKGLFGGASGLMGLGRSAMSVISQSSALFGGVFSYCLPSTEAGASGSLAMGGDSSVFKNFTPVSYTRMVPNPQLSTFYFLNLTGISIGGEALQAPSFGAGGILIDSGTVITRLAPSVYEAVKAEFLKQFSGFPPAPGFSILDTCFNLSGYEEVNIPTIKLHFEGNAEMDVDISGIFYFVKTDASQVCLALASLSYEDQIGIIGNYQQKNQRVIYDSKQSKLGFAGENCSFI; translated from the exons ATGGTGGCTGCGCTGCCTCTTTTGCCAATGAtgctttctcttctttttctttacctCACCATTGCAACTGAGGTTCACTGCTATGAAGAGAAGGCCCTCAGCCTGCAAACATTTCAATGGAAACAGCAAAGTGGCAAACCAAGTTGCCTCTCCCGGAAATCAA GGAAGGAGAATGGTGCAACTATATTGGAAATGAAGCACCCAGACTACTGCTCGGGAGAGATCATTGACTGGAATAAGAAGCTACAAAAACGTTTGATATTGGATGATCTTCATGTCCGGTCACTGCAATCCCGGTTTAAAAACACGGCATCGGCCGGTACCAGAGATGTTTCGGAAGCTCAAAATCAAATGCCATTAACTTCCGGCATAAAATTTCAGATTCTAAACTACATTGTAACAGTAGGATTGGGAGGCAGAAATATGACAGTGATTGTAGACACAGGAAGTGATTTGACATGGGTTCAATGCCAGCCATGCAAGTTATGCTATAGTCAACAAGAACCTCTCTTCAACCCTTCTATATCCCCATCATACCAATCAGTTTTCTGCAATTCATCAACCTGTCAGTCTCTGCAATTTGCTTCCGGGAATCCAGGATTCTGTAACCAAAAAACTTGTAACTATGTTGTTAACTATGGAGATGGATCATATACAAGAGGAGAGCTAGCTCGTGATCACCTTAATCTTGGAACAACTCCTGTGAACAATTTCATATTTGGCTGTGGAAGGAACAATAAAGGTCTTTTTGGAGGAGCTTCAGGTTTAATGGGTCTTGGAAGGAGTGCAATGTCGGTGATTTCTCAAAGTTCTGCATTATTTGGAGGAGTTTTCTCCTACTGCCTGCCTTCCACAGAAGCTGGAGCTTCTGGTTCATTGGCTATGGGTGGAGATTCTTCAGTATTCAAGAATTTTACTCCCGTTTCTTACACCAGAATGGTTCCTAATCCACAGCTATCCACCTTCTATTTTCTCAACCTTACTGGAATTAGCATTGGTGGGGAGGCTTTACAAGCTCCAAGTTTTGGTGCAGGTGGAATTTTGATTGACTCTGGAACTGTTATTACAAGGCTTGCTCCATCAGTTTATGAGGCTGTGAAAGCAGAGTTTCTGAAACAATTTTCTGGGTTTCCTCCGGCACCGGGATTTTCCATCTTGGACACTTGCTTTAACCTCAGTGGATATGAGGAAGTGAACATTCCTACAATAAAATTGCACTTTGAGGGTAATGCTGAGATGGATGTGGATATTAGTggcatattttattttgtaaagacTGATGCGTCTCAGGTTTGTTTGGCTCTTGCAAGCCTCTCCTATGAAGATCAGATTGGTATTATTGGGAATTATCAGCAGAAGAACCAAAGGGTTATATATGATAGTAAACAGTCCAAGCTGGGATTTGCAGGAGAAAATTGCAGTTTCATATGA
- the LOC133864887 gene encoding probable folate-biopterin transporter 3, which yields MRDAEENLQVGSQNQNQENPRKMGFWGLLWTPIQWFKMLSEELHWSFVLGVVVVYGVSQGLGVGLSRVSTLYYMKDEQKMQPSEAQVYFAFIQIPWVVKPLWGLLTDTVPILGYRRRPYFVSAGFLGVISMLVVSLHKKLHLAFALLSLMAGSAGIAIADVTIDACVTQNSITHPSLAGDMQSLCGLSSSIGALIGFSLSGFFVHLIGPKGVFGLLSIPPGLVILVGMALRESHVHNFTYRRVSEKLLDASKTMWTTLKCPDVWRPCLYMYLSLALSMNINEGMFYWYTDAKGGPSFSQEVIGSTFAVGAVGSLLGVLIYQNLLKNHPFRDLLFWTQFLYGASGLLDLVLVLRINLKIGVPDFFFAVIDAAVTHMIGRLKWMPLLVLSTKLCPPGIEGTFFALLMSIDHVGMLSSSWAGGLLLHILKVTRTQFDNLWIATLIRSLMRLVPIGFLYLIPRNDPNFSVLPTEMLMTKKGDSILEPDTVEMTSLVNST from the exons ATGAGAGACGCAGAAGAAAATCTTCAAGTTGGTTCTCAGAACCAGAACCAGGAGAACCCAAGAAAAATGGGGTTCTGGGGATTGCTATGGACCCCTATCCAATGGTTCAAAATGCTCAGTGAAGAGTTGCATTGGAGCTTTGTGTTGGGTGTGGTCGTTGTGTATGGAGTGAGCCAGGGTTTGGGTGTTGGTCTGAGTAGAGTTAGTACACTGTATTACATGAAGGATGAGCAGAAAATGCAGCCCTCTGAGGCTCAGGTGTATTTTGCGTTTATTCAAATTCCTTGGGTTGTTAAGCCTCTCTGGGGCCTCCTCACTGATACTGTTCCAATTCTTGGGTACCGGAGACGACCATATTTTGTTTCCGCAG GTTTTCTTGGTGTCATCTCCATGCTTGTGGTATCCTTGCACAAGAAATTGCATCTTGCATTCGCTTTGTTATCTCTAATGGCAGGCAGTGCTGGAATAGCTATAGCAGATGTTACCATTGATGCCTGTGTGACACAGAACAGTATAACTCATCCATCCCTTGCTGGTGATATGCAAAGCTTGTGCGGACTGAGCTCTTCTATTGGAGCACTGATAGGATTTTCACTTAGTGGCTTTTTTGTTCACCTAATTGGGCCTAAG GGTGTCTTTGGGTTGCTTAGTATCCCACCAGGATTGGTTATTTTGGTTGGAATGGCGCTGAGGGAATCCCACGTCCATAACTTTACATACAGACGGGTAAG TGAAAAGTTACTGGATGCCAGTAAGACTATGTGGACAACATTGAAGTGCCCAGATGTGTGGAGGCCATGTTTATACATGTACTTATCACTTGCTTTAAGCATGAATATTAATGAAGGAATGTTTTATTGGTATACAGATGCCAAGGGAGGTCCATCTTTCTCACAG GAGGTCATTGGATCCACATTTGCTGTTGGTGCAGTTGGCTCACTTCTTGGGGTCCTTATCTACCAAAACTTGTTAAAAAACCACCCTTTTCGTGACTTACTTTTCTGGACTCAGTTTCTCTATGGTGCATCAGGATTGCTAGATTTGGTATTGGTTTTACGCATAAACTTGAAAATTGGTGTACCAGATTTTTTCTTTGCTGTAATTGATGCAGCAGTTACTCATATGATAGGGCGTCTTAAATGGATGCCTCTTCTTGTACTTAGTACCAAGCTTTGCCCACCTGGCATAGAAGGCACTTTCTTTGCTTTGCTTATGTCCATTGATCATGTTGGTATGCTCTCATCTTCTTGGGCAGGAGGCCTCTTACTCCACATTTTGAAGGTCACAAGGACACAGTTTGATAACCTTTGGATAGCTACATTGATTAGGAGCTTGATGCGACTAGTTCCTATTGGATTCCTCTACTTAATTCCCAGAAATGATCCCAACTTCTCTGTCCTTCCAACCGAGATGTTGATGACAAAAAAAGGTGATAGTATTCTTGAACCTGATACTGTTGAGATGACCTCCCTTGTCAACAGCACTTGA
- the LOC133863324 gene encoding probable transcription factor At5g61620, with the protein MGTKFVVGNCSRRGHNGDNSRTTCNNVVGDDNNGGCVKLFGVYLEGKRDGNSMKKSLSAGNIGSKDVDNNGRGVDGCLSDGPTRRKTKTALHRKGGPWTEEEHRMFLAGLAKLGKGDWKRISEKFVATRTPTQVASHAQKYFLRQAADEKKKRRPSLFDLSLQEAVISLSVCHTYAHEKCCVLFHVCDN; encoded by the exons ATGGGGACAAAATTTGTTGTGGGGAACTGTTCACGTCGTGGCCACAACGGGGACAACTCTAGGACGACCTGCAACAACGTTGTCGGAGACGACAATAATGGTGGCTGCGTGAAGCTCTTTGGTGTGTATTTGGAAGGCAAAAGGGATGGTAATTCCATGAAGAAGAGCCTTAGCGCTGGAAATATTGGCTCAAAAGACGTCGACAACAATGGCAGGGGAGTTGATGGGTGTCTCTCCGATGGTCCTACTCGACGTAAGACTAAGACTGCTCTTCACAGAAAAg GGGGGCCATGGACAGAGGAAGAGCACAGAATGTTTCTAGCTGGTCTGGCGAAGCTTGGGAAGGGTGATTGGAAACGAATTTCAGAGAAGTTTGTGGCCACCAGGACGCCTACCCAGGTTGCTAGTCATgcacaaaaatattttctgagaCAGGCTGCAGATGAGAAAAAGAAACGCAGACCAAGCCTGTTTGATCTGTCTCTTCAAGAAGCTGTAATTTCTCTCTCTGTTTGCCATACATATGCCCATGAAAAATGTTGTGTTTTATTTCATGTCTGTGACAATTAA